One window of Streptomyces sp. NBC_00273 genomic DNA carries:
- a CDS encoding DUF2469 domain-containing protein gives MSAEDLEKYETEMELKLYREYRDVVGLFKYVIETERRFYLTNDYEMQVHSVQGEVFFEVSMADAWVWDMYRPARFVKQVRVLTFKDVNIEELNKSDLELPGS, from the coding sequence ATGAGTGCCGAGGACCTCGAAAAGTACGAGACCGAGATGGAGCTGAAGCTCTATCGGGAGTACCGCGACGTCGTCGGGCTGTTCAAGTATGTGATCGAGACGGAACGCCGTTTCTACCTCACGAACGACTACGAGATGCAGGTGCATTCGGTCCAGGGGGAGGTGTTCTTCGAGGTCTCCATGGCCGACGCCTGGGTCTGGGACATGTACCGGCCGGCCCGCTTCGTGAAGCAGGTGCGGGTGCTGACCTTCAAGGACGTGAACATCGAGGAGCTCAACAAGAGCGATCTCGAGCTGCCCGGCAGCTGA
- a CDS encoding NUDIX hydrolase, whose translation MSADPAAGHGRRKVSRVILLDPADRILLLHGFEPADPSDDWWFTPGGGLEGTESREQAALRELAEETGITEVELGPVLWHRYCSFPFDGRRWEQDEWYFLARTAQTETEMGGLTELERRSVTGARWWTSEELLAARETVYPTRLAELLRTLLDDGPPGEPVVLAPEIV comes from the coding sequence GTGTCCGCTGACCCGGCGGCCGGGCACGGCCGCCGGAAGGTGTCGCGGGTGATCCTGCTGGACCCGGCGGACCGGATCCTGCTGCTGCACGGCTTCGAACCCGCCGACCCCTCCGACGACTGGTGGTTCACCCCCGGCGGCGGACTGGAGGGGACCGAGAGCCGGGAGCAGGCCGCACTGCGCGAGCTGGCGGAGGAGACCGGGATCACGGAGGTGGAGCTGGGTCCGGTGCTGTGGCACCGCTACTGCTCCTTCCCCTTCGACGGGCGGCGCTGGGAACAGGACGAGTGGTACTTCCTCGCCCGGACCGCCCAGACCGAGACCGAGATGGGCGGCCTCACCGAGCTGGAGCGGCGCAGCGTCACCGGAGCCAGGTGGTGGACCTCCGAGGAACTTCTCGCGGCCCGTGAGACGGTGTACCCGACCAGACTCGCCGAGCTGCTCCGTACGCTGCTCGACGACGGTCCTCCGGGTGAGCCGGTGGTCCTGGCCCCGGAAATCGTTTAG
- the lepB gene encoding signal peptidase I translates to MGGTQAIRGKDGRGGLGNVLSGIAVAIGFALFLGGFAWGAVVYRPYMVPTDSMMPTVKPGDRVLAQRIDGADVHRGDVVIFTDSLWSDSPMVKRVVGIGGDVVKCCGAAGELTVNGTPLDEPYADTTKPETGLAMPPGQAAPTATPFEVAVPEGNLFLLGDRRAASLDSRAHLQEAGQGSVPRSAVSARVDALAWPSVTMLERPATYAALPGGISRPGPLRLQVVTVLAGAVLVALGASYGPVARVLARGRRQERAGVR, encoded by the coding sequence ATGGGCGGAACACAAGCAATACGTGGCAAGGATGGCCGCGGCGGTCTCGGCAATGTGCTGTCGGGAATCGCCGTGGCCATCGGCTTTGCGCTCTTCCTGGGCGGCTTCGCGTGGGGGGCGGTCGTCTACCGGCCCTACATGGTCCCCACGGACTCGATGATGCCCACGGTGAAGCCCGGGGACCGGGTGCTGGCGCAGCGCATCGACGGCGCCGACGTGCACCGCGGGGACGTGGTCATCTTCACCGATTCCCTGTGGAGCGATTCGCCCATGGTCAAGCGGGTCGTCGGCATCGGCGGCGACGTCGTGAAGTGCTGCGGCGCGGCAGGCGAGCTGACGGTCAACGGCACCCCGCTGGACGAGCCGTACGCCGACACCACCAAGCCGGAGACCGGCCTGGCCATGCCGCCCGGACAGGCCGCGCCCACCGCGACCCCCTTCGAGGTGGCGGTCCCCGAGGGCAACCTCTTCCTGCTGGGCGACCGGCGGGCCGCCTCCCTGGACTCCCGGGCCCACCTGCAGGAGGCAGGGCAGGGGTCCGTGCCCCGTTCGGCCGTCAGTGCCCGCGTCGACGCCCTGGCCTGGCCCTCCGTGACGATGCTGGAGCGGCCGGCCACGTACGCCGCCCTGCCCGGCGGGATCTCGCGGCCCGGGCCGCTGCGCCTCCAGGTGGTGACGGTGCTGGCCGGTGCGGTCCTGGTGGCGCTGGGGGCCTCGTACGGGCCGGTCGCCCGGGTCCTCGCCCGCGGCCGGCGACAGGAGCGGGCCGGTGTCCGCTGA
- the lepB gene encoding signal peptidase I translates to MAVGARSGRDEGEERPDDAVEREAEEDGDAKEHAHRSFWKELPLLIGIALLLALLIKTFLLQAFSIPSASMQNTLQMGDRVLVDKLTPWFGSEPERGEVVVFHDPADWLSGQPTPEPNIFQQVLSKIGLMPDASEKDLIKRVIAIGGDTVECKKGGPVVVNGKELDEPYIYPGDTPCDDAPFGPITVPKGKIWVMGDHRQNSEDSRYHQQDSTKGFVPVDKVVGRAVVVAWPVTRWATLPVPDTFDQPGIGNQAAATALGLGAAGLAPVGLGPAALGLVGAVPLVMWRRQKLTRGRTGG, encoded by the coding sequence GTGGCGGTAGGCGCACGGTCCGGACGCGACGAAGGCGAGGAGCGGCCGGACGACGCCGTCGAGCGCGAGGCCGAGGAGGACGGCGATGCCAAGGAGCATGCGCACCGGTCCTTCTGGAAGGAGCTCCCGCTCCTCATCGGCATCGCCCTGCTGCTGGCCCTGCTGATCAAGACGTTTCTGCTCCAGGCGTTCTCGATCCCGTCGGCCTCGATGCAGAACACCCTGCAGATGGGTGACCGGGTGCTGGTGGACAAGCTGACCCCGTGGTTCGGCTCCGAGCCGGAGCGCGGCGAGGTCGTCGTCTTCCACGACCCCGCGGACTGGCTGTCGGGGCAGCCCACTCCCGAGCCGAACATCTTCCAGCAGGTGCTCAGCAAGATCGGCCTGATGCCGGACGCCTCCGAGAAGGACCTGATCAAGCGGGTCATCGCGATCGGCGGGGACACGGTCGAGTGCAAGAAGGGGGGACCGGTCGTCGTCAACGGCAAGGAGCTGGACGAGCCGTACATCTACCCCGGCGACACCCCCTGCGACGACGCCCCGTTCGGCCCGATCACCGTGCCCAAGGGCAAGATCTGGGTCATGGGTGACCACCGGCAGAACTCCGAGGACTCCCGCTACCACCAGCAGGACTCCACCAAGGGCTTCGTCCCGGTGGACAAGGTCGTCGGGCGGGCCGTGGTGGTCGCGTGGCCGGTCACCCGCTGGGCCACCCTGCCGGTCCCGGACACCTTCGACCAGCCGGGCATCGGCAACCAGGCCGCGGCGACCGCGCTCGGCCTCGGGGCCGCCGGGCTCGCCCCCGTCGGGCTCGGCCCGGCCGCGCTGGGGCTCGTGGGAGCCGTCCCGCTCGTCATGTGGCGCAGGCAGAAGCTGACCAGGGGCCGTACCGGCGGGTAG
- the lepB gene encoding signal peptidase I — protein sequence MGSRGRKKGGWDSDFEPEPEPEPTPAPLVGGRLEGGRAERRRTARKVRRRRRTRRAGEVPLLVVVALCIALLLKTFLVQAFFIPSGSMEQTIRIGDRVLVDKLTPWFGSEIERGDVVVFKDPGGWLKGEAARPPKDPIVVKQIKQALTFIGLLPSADEQDLIKRVIGVGGDTVKCCDGQGRITVNGSPLDEPYVNPGNTPSDITFDVQVPEGRLFVMGDHRANSSDSRFHLDEGFQGTIPESGVVGQAVVIAWPYGHWAKFEQPATFRMVPDQARREGRGRRRRRRGAPFA from the coding sequence ATGGGTAGCCGAGGGCGGAAGAAGGGCGGATGGGACTCGGACTTCGAGCCCGAACCCGAGCCGGAGCCCACCCCGGCTCCGCTGGTGGGGGGCCGGCTGGAAGGCGGCCGGGCCGAACGGCGCCGAACGGCACGCAAGGTGCGCCGGCGCCGTCGCACGCGCCGGGCCGGCGAGGTGCCGCTGCTGGTGGTCGTGGCGCTCTGCATCGCCCTGCTCCTGAAGACCTTCCTGGTGCAGGCGTTCTTCATTCCGTCGGGCTCGATGGAGCAGACGATCCGGATCGGCGACCGCGTCCTGGTGGACAAGCTGACGCCGTGGTTCGGCTCCGAGATCGAGCGCGGCGACGTCGTCGTGTTCAAGGACCCCGGCGGCTGGCTCAAGGGCGAGGCGGCCCGTCCCCCCAAGGACCCGATCGTCGTCAAGCAGATCAAGCAGGCACTGACCTTCATCGGCCTGCTGCCCTCGGCCGACGAGCAGGACCTGATCAAGCGGGTCATCGGCGTCGGCGGGGACACCGTCAAGTGCTGTGACGGTCAGGGCCGGATCACCGTCAACGGATCGCCCCTCGATGAGCCGTACGTGAACCCGGGCAACACTCCTTCGGACATCACCTTCGACGTGCAGGTGCCGGAGGGCCGGCTCTTCGTGATGGGCGATCACCGCGCGAACTCGTCCGATTCCCGGTTCCACCTCGACGAAGGCTTCCAGGGCACCATCCCCGAGAGCGGGGTGGTCGGGCAGGCCGTCGTGATCGCCTGGCCCTACGGGCACTGGGCCAAGTTCGAGCAGCCGGCGACCTTCCGAATGGTGCCCGATCAGGCGCGGCGCGAGGGGCGCGGCCGACGACGGCGCCGTCGGGGCGCACCATTCGCATAG
- the lepB gene encoding signal peptidase I has product MDTEAPHTQRGHSSPLEGDGRPRFAFSRTWRTAGGRPLTWRRAGVLGVICTVFLLLFSNFVVQPFLIPSRSMEPTLQVGDRVLVNKLAYRFGGQPQRGDVVVFDGTGSFVRERPDGHPVGAVLHGAASALGLAEPSDTDFVKRVVGVGGDDVVCCDAAGRVSVNGVPLEEPYLHPGDAPSTVPFRIVVPLGTLWVMGDHRSQSRDSRDHLGEPGGGMVPVENVIGRADWIGWPLSRWDGVGGSHG; this is encoded by the coding sequence ATGGACACCGAAGCACCTCACACGCAGCGCGGCCACTCTTCCCCCCTCGAGGGGGACGGGCGGCCGCGTTTTGCGTTCTCTCGTACCTGGCGGACGGCGGGTGGGCGGCCCCTCACCTGGCGCCGCGCCGGAGTGCTCGGTGTGATCTGCACCGTCTTCCTGCTGCTGTTCAGCAATTTCGTGGTCCAGCCCTTCCTGATCCCGAGCCGCTCCATGGAGCCGACGCTCCAGGTCGGGGACCGGGTGCTGGTCAACAAGCTGGCCTACCGCTTCGGCGGACAGCCGCAGCGCGGGGACGTGGTGGTGTTCGACGGCACGGGCTCGTTCGTGCGCGAACGCCCCGACGGCCATCCGGTGGGCGCCGTGCTGCACGGCGCGGCCTCGGCGCTCGGGCTGGCCGAGCCGTCCGACACCGACTTCGTGAAGCGGGTCGTGGGGGTCGGCGGCGACGACGTGGTGTGCTGCGACGCCGCAGGGCGGGTGTCGGTCAACGGCGTGCCGCTGGAGGAGCCGTACCTCCATCCGGGCGACGCACCCTCGACGGTGCCCTTCCGGATCGTCGTACCGCTTGGGACCCTCTGGGTCATGGGTGATCATCGTTCCCAGTCCCGGGACTCCCGGGACCACCTGGGGGAACCGGGCGGGGGGATGGTGCCAGTGGAGAACGTGATCGGGCGGGCCGACTGGATCGGTTGGCCGCTCTCGCGCTGGGACGGCGTCGGCGGCAGCCATGGGTAG
- the rplS gene encoding 50S ribosomal protein L19, translated as MSHLLDGVNAATLRSDVPAFRPGDTINVHVRVIEGNRSRIQQFKGVVIRRQGAGVSETFTVRKVSFSVGVERTFPVHSPIFEKIELVTRGDVRRAKLYYLRELRGKAAKIKEKRDR; from the coding sequence ATGTCTCACCTGCTCGATGGCGTCAACGCCGCCACGCTCCGCTCGGACGTCCCGGCCTTCCGCCCGGGTGACACGATCAACGTGCACGTCCGCGTGATCGAGGGCAACCGCTCCCGTATCCAGCAGTTCAAGGGCGTAGTCATCCGCCGCCAGGGCGCCGGTGTCTCCGAGACCTTCACCGTGCGCAAGGTCTCCTTCAGCGTCGGCGTGGAGCGTACCTTCCCGGTCCACTCCCCGATCTTCGAGAAGATCGAGCTCGTCACCCGCGGTGACGTTCGCCGTGCCAAGCTGTACTACCTCCGTGAGCTCCGCGGCAAGGCCGCGAAGATCAAGGAGAAGCGCGACCGCTGA
- the trmD gene encoding tRNA (guanosine(37)-N1)-methyltransferase TrmD, giving the protein MRLDVVTIFPEYLEPLNVSLVGKARARGQLDVHVHDLREWTYDRHNTVDDTPYGGGPGMVMKTEPWGEALDSALADGYEAGAHGPVMVVPTPSGRPFTQELAVELSERPWLIFTPARYEGIDRRVMDEYATRMPVYEVSIGDYVLAGGEAAVLVVTEAVARLLPGVLGNAESHRDDSFAPGEMANLLEGPVYTKPPVWRGRDIPEVLLSGHHGKIARWRRDEAFRRTAQNRPDLIERCEAAGFDKKDREILSVLGWQPTADGRFWRRARVVEE; this is encoded by the coding sequence ATGCGGCTCGACGTCGTCACGATCTTCCCCGAGTACCTGGAGCCGCTGAACGTCTCCCTCGTCGGCAAGGCGCGCGCCCGCGGGCAGCTCGACGTACACGTGCACGACCTGCGGGAGTGGACGTACGACCGGCACAACACGGTGGACGACACCCCGTACGGCGGCGGTCCCGGCATGGTCATGAAGACCGAGCCGTGGGGCGAGGCCCTGGACTCCGCGCTGGCCGACGGCTACGAGGCGGGCGCGCACGGTCCCGTCATGGTCGTCCCCACCCCCAGCGGCCGCCCCTTCACCCAAGAACTGGCCGTCGAACTCTCCGAGCGGCCCTGGCTGATCTTCACGCCGGCCCGGTACGAGGGCATCGACCGCCGGGTCATGGACGAGTACGCCACGCGCATGCCGGTGTACGAGGTCTCCATCGGCGACTACGTCCTGGCGGGCGGCGAGGCCGCCGTGCTGGTGGTCACCGAGGCCGTCGCCCGGCTGCTGCCCGGGGTGCTCGGCAACGCCGAATCGCACCGCGACGACTCCTTCGCGCCGGGCGAGATGGCGAACCTGCTGGAGGGGCCCGTCTACACCAAGCCCCCGGTGTGGCGCGGCCGGGACATCCCCGAGGTCCTGCTCAGCGGACACCACGGGAAGATCGCCCGGTGGCGTCGGGACGAAGCCTTCCGCCGGACCGCGCAGAACCGCCCCGACCTGATCGAGCGCTGCGAGGCCGCCGGCTTCGACAAGAAGGACCGGGAGATCCTCTCCGTCCTGGGCTGGCAGCCGACCGCCGACGGCCGATTTTGGCGCAGGGCCCGGGTCGTGGAAGAATAG
- the rimM gene encoding ribosome maturation factor RimM (Essential for efficient processing of 16S rRNA) — translation MELVVARIGRAHGIKGEVTVEVRTDEPELRLSPGAVLKTEPATVGPLTIETGRVHSGRLMLRFAGVKDRTGAEALRNTLLIAEVDPSELPEEEDEYYDHQLMDLDVVLADGTEIGRITEISHLPSQDLFIVERPDGSEVMIPFVEEIVAEIDLEEQRCVITPPPGLIDERDAVIVSTRDEDATDSGDDA, via the coding sequence GTGGAGTTGGTAGTCGCGCGGATCGGCCGCGCCCACGGCATCAAGGGTGAGGTCACCGTCGAGGTGCGCACCGACGAGCCGGAACTGCGACTGAGTCCCGGCGCCGTGCTCAAGACGGAGCCCGCGACGGTGGGACCGCTGACGATCGAGACCGGCCGCGTGCACAGCGGGCGTCTCATGCTCCGCTTCGCGGGCGTCAAGGACCGCACCGGTGCCGAGGCGCTGCGCAACACCCTCCTGATCGCCGAGGTGGACCCCTCCGAGCTGCCGGAGGAGGAGGACGAGTACTACGACCACCAGCTGATGGACCTGGACGTGGTGCTGGCGGACGGCACCGAGATCGGCCGGATCACCGAGATCTCCCACCTGCCCTCGCAGGACCTCTTCATCGTCGAGCGGCCGGACGGCTCCGAGGTGATGATCCCCTTCGTGGAGGAGATCGTCGCCGAGATCGACCTGGAGGAGCAGCGCTGCGTCATCACCCCGCCGCCCGGGCTGATCGACGAGCGTGACGCCGTCATCGTCTCGACCCGGGACGAGGACGCCACGGATTCCGGGGACGACGCCTGA
- a CDS encoding RNA-binding protein, whose protein sequence is MLEEALEHLVKGIVDNPDEVQVASRNLRRGQVLEVRVHPDDLGKVIGRNGRTARALRTVVGAIGGRGIRVDLVDVDQVR, encoded by the coding sequence ATGCTCGAGGAGGCTCTTGAGCACCTCGTAAAGGGCATTGTGGACAACCCCGACGAAGTGCAGGTCGCCTCGCGCAACCTGCGCCGCGGGCAGGTGCTCGAGGTCCGGGTTCACCCCGACGACCTCGGCAAGGTGATCGGCCGCAACGGCCGCACCGCGCGTGCTCTGCGTACCGTCGTGGGCGCCATCGGCGGCCGGGGGATCCGCGTCGACCTCGTCGACGTGGACCAGGTCCGCTGA
- the rpsP gene encoding 30S ribosomal protein S16 — MAVKIKLKRLGKIRQPHYRIVVADARTRRDGRAIEEIGIYHPTYNPSRIEVNAERAQYWLSVGAQPTEAVLAILKLTGDWQAHKGLPAPAPLLQPATKESKRRSFDEFAKALEGIGEGKGEAITQKKKADKKADEADAAAESTEA; from the coding sequence GTGGCAGTCAAGATCAAGCTCAAGCGCCTCGGCAAGATTCGCCAGCCGCACTACCGCATCGTCGTCGCCGACGCCCGCACCCGCCGGGACGGTCGCGCGATCGAAGAGATCGGTATCTACCACCCGACCTACAACCCGTCGCGCATCGAGGTCAACGCCGAGCGTGCGCAGTACTGGCTGTCCGTCGGCGCCCAGCCCACCGAGGCTGTGCTCGCCATCCTGAAGCTGACCGGTGACTGGCAGGCCCACAAGGGTCTCCCCGCCCCCGCGCCGCTCCTGCAGCCGGCGACGAAGGAGAGCAAGCGTCGCTCCTTCGACGAGTTCGCCAAGGCCCTCGAGGGCATCGGCGAGGGCAAGGGCGAGGCCATCACGCAGAAGAAGAAGGCCGACAAGAAGGCGGACGAGGCTGACGCCGCCGCCGAGTCGACCGAGGCCTGA